From the genome of Candidatus Binataceae bacterium:
AACGGGTCAAAGATCTGCAGAATCAGCTGGCCAGTGCGCCCAAGAATCGACGCGCGACCGTCACGGCCGAGCTTGACAGCGCCACCGCTGCCGCCGGACTCGAGGCCGCCCGCGCGGACGCGATCAAGCAGACCCTGCAATACGCCAGCGGACTGGCGGCTGCCGGTCAGCAATCTAACGGGATCTTGAACGAGATCGATCAGCTCGAGCAGAGCGTCGCCAGTACCGAGAAGGGAAAAGCTCCCGACGTGGTAGTCGGGTCGACGAACAAAAGAACTCAGCAGGGATCGTCCGGAATCATTGCTCTCACCGCGCTGTACTTCGACTTGCGCGCGGACTCGGGGGCGCTGCGCGAGGCGAACGCCAACGTCAACGAGCTCATCGCCAAGATCGAAAAATTCAAGGCGCCCGCCGTTCGCCTCGGTAGCGCGATAAGTGCGCGTGCAGGGGAACTGGCCAGCAGCGTCACCACCGCCGACCCAACCCAGCTGGCCAGCCGGACCAGCGAGTACAAGGAATTGGCAGGGCTGCACGATCTCGTGTTCGCTACCATCTCTCCGCTTGACAAGCAGGAGGTTCAGCTGGGGCTTTACCAGGAAAATCTTGCGCGTTGGCAAGCTTCCATCGATCGCTATTCCAGGCGGGCGCTGCGCAGCCTCCTCGTCCGGCTGGCCACGCTGTTCGGTCTGGTCGGCATCGTGATCGCGGGGAAAAATCTCTGGCGCCGGCTGGTTAACCGTTATATCCACGACCCGCAACGCCGCCGCCAACTCAATCAGCTCAGCGATCCGGTCTTCTGGGTGCTGATCGCCTTTGTGCTGATCGTCAACTTTGCCACCGAGCTTGGCTCGATTGCGACGATCATGGGATTTGCGGCCGCCGGCATTGCCCTGGCGCTGCAAAACGTCATCCTGTCGGTCGCTGGCTATTTCTTCCTGATTGGCAAGTTCGGCATTCGGGTCGGCGACCGGGTGCAGATCGGTACGACAATAGGCGACGTCATCAGCATCGGCCTCGTTAAGCTCACGCTCATGGAACTTAGCCCCGAGGATCGCCAGCCGACCGGACGGATCGTGGTGTACTCCAACGCAGTGGTTTTCCAGCCCAACGGCAATTTCTTCAAACAAGCGCCCGGAATGAGCTTCGTGTGGAACGAAATGCGCCTCACGCTGGCGCCCGACTGTGACTACCGGCTCGCCGAGAAGCGAGTGGTCGATGCGATCGACGAAGTGTTCGCGCGCTACCGCGACCGGGTGCAGCGCGATGTCCGATACCTGGAGGCGGATTTGCACGTGCTGCTCGAGACGCCACGCCCGCAGTCGCGCCTGCAACTCACCGCCTTAGGCCTCGATATGATCGTCCGCTACCCGGCAGAGGTGCGCACCGCGACGCAAATCGCCGACGAAGTCTCGCGCCGTGTGCTCGATGCGATCCGCCGGGAGCCGGGGCTGCAGTTGGTGGCACCCAGCCCCGCGAACATCCAGCCTGTCGCGCAGCAGCCGGTGACCGACGGTGCGGCTGGGGCGGAAGAACCAGCTCCCGCCAACGGCGAGCGACAGGCCGCCGGAAAAACCTAAACTCCGCTTAGTGCGACGCGGATTGTCCCGCGATATTGTCGACGATGTCGGCGAGTTCCGGAATCCGGTAGCGCTCGCCCATAAATGCCTTGTACATGAGAAACAGCCAGAAAATCGCCAGCGCCAGGTTGATCAGCGTCTGGACACCACCGAGCAGCCTG
Proteins encoded in this window:
- a CDS encoding mechanosensitive ion channel family protein — translated: MHRGGGLAISLAILTTVLTPSGSPRAAPSPSSSSAAASPASSPSTSPVSANLAFVKNEVITTYLSEVITWYRHRSAEAQLVDHPEEVLFFVSDQQIARQVLDLGFTAARGQVALNAKAKLSAEEQLAANRSPFLRQLTAKGDEIDANVSHMRQRVKDLQNQLASAPKNRRATVTAELDSATAAAGLEAARADAIKQTLQYASGLAAAGQQSNGILNEIDQLEQSVASTEKGKAPDVVVGSTNKRTQQGSSGIIALTALYFDLRADSGALREANANVNELIAKIEKFKAPAVRLGSAISARAGELASSVTTADPTQLASRTSEYKELAGLHDLVFATISPLDKQEVQLGLYQENLARWQASIDRYSRRALRSLLVRLATLFGLVGIVIAGKNLWRRLVNRYIHDPQRRRQLNQLSDPVFWVLIAFVLIVNFATELGSIATIMGFAAAGIALALQNVILSVAGYFFLIGKFGIRVGDRVQIGTTIGDVISIGLVKLTLMELSPEDRQPTGRIVVYSNAVVFQPNGNFFKQAPGMSFVWNEMRLTLAPDCDYRLAEKRVVDAIDEVFARYRDRVQRDVRYLEADLHVLLETPRPQSRLQLTALGLDMIVRYPAEVRTATQIADEVSRRVLDAIRREPGLQLVAPSPANIQPVAQQPVTDGAAGAEEPAPANGERQAAGKT